One genomic segment of Pseudomonas sp. RU47 includes these proteins:
- a CDS encoding FKBP-type peptidyl-prolyl cis-trans isomerase, with protein sequence MLIAANKAVSIDYTLTNDAGEVIDSSAGGAPLVYLQGAGNIIPGLEKALEGKAVGDELEVSVEPEDAYGEYAAELVSTLSRSMFEGVDELEVGMQFHASAPDGQMQIVTIRDLDGDDVTVDGNHPLAGQRLNFKVKIVDIRDASQEEIAHGHVHGEGGHHH encoded by the coding sequence ATGCTGATCGCCGCCAATAAGGCTGTCTCCATCGACTATACCCTGACCAACGACGCTGGTGAGGTCATCGACAGCTCCGCCGGCGGCGCTCCGCTGGTCTACCTGCAAGGCGCAGGCAACATCATCCCGGGCCTGGAAAAAGCTCTGGAAGGCAAAGCTGTTGGTGACGAGCTGGAAGTTTCCGTTGAACCGGAAGACGCTTACGGCGAATACGCCGCTGAGCTGGTCAGCACCCTGAGCCGCAGCATGTTCGAAGGCGTTGACGAGCTGGAAGTCGGCATGCAGTTCCACGCTTCGGCGCCGGACGGCCAGATGCAAATCGTCACCATCCGTGACCTCGACGGCGACGACGTGACGGTTGACGGCAACCACCCACTGGCCGGTCAGCGCCTGAACTTCAAAGTGAAGATCGTTGACATCCGTGACGCCAGCCAGGAAGAAATCGCTCATGGCCACGTCCATGGCGAAGGTGGCCATCACCACTGA
- the cysN gene encoding sulfate adenylyltransferase subunit CysN: protein MSHVSDLISEDILAYLGQHERKELLRFLTCGNVDDGKSTLIGRLLHDSKMIYEDHLEAITRDSKKVGTTGDDIDLALLVDGLQAEREQGITIDVAYRYFSTAKRKFIIADTPGHEQYTRNMATGASTCDLAIILVDARYGVQTQTRRHSFIASLLGIKHIVVAINKMDLKGFDEGVFESIKADYLKFAEGLKMKPTSMHFVPMSALKGDNVVNKSERSPWYKGQSLMEILETVEVAGDRNFTDLRFPVQYVNRPNLNFRGFAGTLASGIVHKGDEVVVLPSGKSSRVKSIVTFEGELEHAGPGQAVTLTMEDEIDISRGDLLVHADNVPPVTDSFEAMLVWMAEEPMLPGKKYDIKRATSYVPGSIASIVNKVDVNTLEEGPASALQLNEIGKVKIALDAPIALDGYESNRTTGAFIIIDRLTNGTVGAGMIVAQPVTHGTATHHGKLAHVATEERAQRFGQQPATVLFSGLSGAGKSTLAYAVERKLFDMGRAVFVLDGQNLRHDLNKGLPQDRAGRTENWRRAAHVARQFNEAGLVTLAAFVAPSAEGREQAKDLIGKDRLLTVYVQASPAVCAERDPQGLYAAAGDNIPGESFPYDVPLDADLVIDTQTLSLEDSVKQVLDLLRKRGAI from the coding sequence ATGTCGCATGTTTCTGATTTGATCAGCGAGGACATCCTCGCCTACCTGGGCCAGCACGAACGTAAAGAGCTGCTGCGCTTTTTGACTTGCGGTAACGTCGATGACGGCAAGAGCACCCTGATCGGGCGCCTGCTGCACGACTCGAAAATGATCTACGAAGATCACCTCGAAGCGATCACCCGCGACTCGAAGAAAGTCGGCACCACCGGTGACGATATCGACCTGGCATTGCTGGTCGACGGTCTGCAGGCCGAGCGGGAGCAGGGCATCACCATCGATGTTGCCTACCGCTATTTCTCCACCGCCAAGCGCAAATTCATCATCGCCGACACCCCCGGCCATGAGCAGTACACCCGCAACATGGCCACCGGTGCGTCCACCTGTGACCTGGCGATCATTCTGGTCGACGCGCGTTACGGCGTGCAGACCCAGACCCGTCGCCACAGCTTTATCGCCTCCCTGCTGGGGATCAAGCACATCGTTGTCGCCATCAACAAGATGGACTTGAAGGGCTTCGATGAAGGCGTGTTCGAGTCGATCAAGGCTGACTACCTGAAGTTCGCCGAAGGCTTGAAGATGAAGCCGACCAGCATGCACTTCGTGCCGATGTCTGCCCTCAAAGGCGACAACGTGGTGAACAAGTCCGAGCGCTCGCCTTGGTACAAAGGCCAGTCGCTGATGGAAATCCTCGAGACCGTGGAAGTCGCGGGCGATCGCAACTTCACCGATCTGCGTTTCCCGGTGCAGTACGTCAACCGTCCGAACCTGAACTTCCGTGGTTTCGCCGGCACGCTGGCCAGCGGCATCGTGCACAAAGGCGACGAAGTCGTGGTGCTGCCGTCGGGCAAGAGCAGCCGGGTGAAATCCATCGTCACCTTCGAAGGTGAGCTGGAACACGCCGGTCCAGGTCAGGCTGTCACGCTGACCATGGAAGATGAAATCGACATCTCCCGTGGCGACCTGTTGGTGCATGCCGACAACGTGCCGCCGGTCACCGACAGCTTCGAAGCGATGCTGGTGTGGATGGCTGAAGAGCCGATGCTGCCGGGCAAGAAATACGACATCAAACGCGCCACCAGTTACGTGCCGGGGTCGATCGCCAGCATCGTCAACAAGGTCGACGTGAACACCCTTGAAGAAGGCCCGGCGAGCGCGTTGCAGCTCAACGAAATCGGCAAGGTGAAGATCGCGCTCGACGCGCCGATCGCCCTCGACGGTTACGAAAGCAACCGCACCACCGGCGCGTTTATCATCATCGACCGTTTGACCAACGGCACTGTTGGCGCCGGCATGATCGTCGCGCAACCGGTGACGCATGGTACTGCCACGCACCACGGCAAACTGGCGCACGTGGCCACGGAAGAACGTGCCCAGCGTTTCGGCCAGCAACCGGCGACCGTGCTGTTCAGCGGTCTGTCGGGCGCGGGCAAGAGCACGCTGGCTTATGCGGTTGAACGCAAGCTGTTCGACATGGGCCGTGCGGTGTTTGTGCTGGATGGTCAGAACCTGCGTCACGACCTCAACAAAGGTCTGCCACAGGATCGCGCTGGTCGTACCGAGAACTGGCGTCGTGCTGCGCACGTTGCGCGTCAGTTCAACGAAGCCGGTCTGGTGACGTTGGCTGCGTTCGTTGCACCGAGTGCCGAAGGGCGTGAGCAAGCCAAGGATCTGATCGGCAAGGATCGTCTGCTGACGGTCTACGTGCAGGCCTCGCCGGCTGTCTGCGCCGAGCGTGATCCGCAGGGTCTGTATGCCGCCGCTGGCGACAACATCCCGGGCGAATCCTTCCCGTACGACGTGCCGCTGGATGCCGATCTGGTGATCGACACGCAGACGCTGAGTCTGGAAGACAGCGTCAAGCAAGTGCTGGATCTACTGCGCAAGCGTGGCGCGATCTAA
- a CDS encoding DUF3565 domain-containing protein produces METALLAAISMGRDLLHKNIERPSLAKQSRESEHNPDKRVSTIAGFHQDEDGHWVVELSCGHTQHLRHQPPWQSRAWVLDPAQRIEKIGQPFACGWCAQGSVSDNLGD; encoded by the coding sequence ATGGAGACAGCCTTATTGGCGGCGATCAGCATGGGGCGAGACCTTTTGCATAAGAATATAGAAAGGCCAAGTTTAGCGAAGCAATCGCGCGAAAGCGAACACAACCCGGACAAACGGGTTTCGACGATCGCAGGCTTCCATCAGGACGAGGACGGCCACTGGGTCGTCGAGCTTTCCTGTGGCCACACCCAGCACCTGCGCCATCAACCGCCATGGCAATCACGCGCCTGGGTGCTGGACCCGGCGCAACGTATTGAAAAAATAGGCCAACCCTTTGCCTGCGGTTGGTGCGCACAAGGCTCGGTTAGCGATAACCTTGGCGACTGA
- a CDS encoding NADH:flavin oxidoreductase, protein MPVQALFKPFHLGALELPTRVVMAPMTRSFSPGGVPNSKVIEYYRRRAAAGVGLIITEGTTVGHIASNGYPNVPQFFGDAPLAGWKKVVDAVHAEGGKIVPQLWHVGSVRRIGTEPDASVPAYGPSEKLKDGQVVVHGMTKQDIQDVIAAFAQAAKDAQGIGMDGVEIHGAHGYLIDQFFWEGSNQRTDEYGGSLANRSRFAIELIQAVRAAVGEGFPIIFRFSQWKQQDYTARLVQTPEALGEFLKPLSDAGVDIFHCSTRRFWEPEFDGSELNLAGWTRKLTGKPTITVGSVGLDGEFLQFMVNTDKVAQPASLENLLERLNKEEFDLVAVGRALLVDPDWAQKVREGREQDILPFSREALMTLV, encoded by the coding sequence ATGCCCGTTCAAGCCTTGTTCAAACCGTTCCACCTCGGTGCCCTCGAACTGCCGACCCGCGTGGTCATGGCGCCGATGACTCGCTCGTTCTCCCCGGGCGGCGTGCCTAATTCGAAAGTCATCGAGTACTACCGTCGTCGCGCGGCGGCCGGTGTCGGCCTGATCATCACCGAAGGCACCACCGTCGGCCACATCGCCTCCAACGGTTATCCGAACGTGCCGCAGTTCTTTGGTGACGCGCCATTGGCCGGCTGGAAAAAAGTTGTCGACGCTGTTCACGCTGAAGGCGGCAAGATCGTTCCGCAACTCTGGCATGTCGGCAGCGTACGCCGTATCGGCACCGAGCCGGACGCCAGCGTGCCTGCTTACGGCCCGTCGGAAAAACTCAAGGACGGTCAGGTCGTGGTGCACGGCATGACCAAACAAGACATTCAGGACGTGATCGCCGCGTTCGCTCAAGCCGCCAAAGATGCACAAGGCATCGGCATGGACGGCGTGGAAATCCACGGCGCCCACGGTTACCTGATCGACCAGTTCTTCTGGGAGGGCAGCAACCAGCGTACCGACGAATACGGCGGCAGCCTGGCCAACCGTTCGCGTTTCGCCATCGAACTGATTCAAGCCGTACGTGCGGCGGTCGGCGAAGGTTTCCCGATCATCTTCCGTTTCTCGCAATGGAAGCAGCAGGATTACACCGCGCGTCTGGTGCAGACTCCGGAAGCGTTGGGTGAGTTTCTCAAGCCGCTGTCCGACGCTGGCGTGGATATTTTCCACTGCTCGACGCGGCGTTTCTGGGAGCCGGAGTTCGATGGTTCCGAGCTGAACCTGGCAGGCTGGACCCGCAAGCTCACCGGCAAGCCGACCATCACCGTCGGTAGCGTCGGTCTTGATGGCGAGTTTCTGCAGTTCATGGTCAACACTGACAAGGTCGCGCAACCGGCCAGTCTGGAAAACCTGCTGGAGCGCTTGAACAAGGAGGAATTCGATCTGGTGGCGGTGGGCCGTGCGCTGCTGGTCGATCCGGACTGGGCGCAGAAAGTCCGCGAAGGGCGTGAGCAGGATATTCTGCCGTTCAGCCGCGAGGCGTTGATGACGCTGGTTTAA
- the cysZ gene encoding sulfate transporter CysZ, which yields MPAPVLSGPQYLREGLKLVLSPGLRLFVLLPLAINLVLFVGLIYLAGHQFSLWVDTLMPSLPEWLSFLSYVLWPLFVVLVALMVFFTFTMLANVIAAPFNGFLAEKVEVVVRGTDDFPAFSWGELIAMVPRTLAREMRKLGYFLPRAIGLFILSFIPVVNIIAAPLWLLFGVWMMAIQYIDYPADNHKLGWNEMLAWLRQKRWQSMSFGGIVYLVLLIPVVNILMMPAAVAGATLFWVRERGAENLVTQR from the coding sequence ATGCCCGCCCCTGTTCTGTCCGGCCCGCAATACCTGCGCGAAGGCCTCAAACTGGTCTTGAGCCCAGGCTTGCGCCTGTTCGTGTTATTGCCGCTGGCGATCAACCTGGTGCTGTTCGTCGGATTGATCTATCTGGCCGGCCACCAGTTCAGCCTGTGGGTCGATACGCTGATGCCGTCGTTGCCCGAATGGCTGAGTTTCCTCAGCTACGTACTCTGGCCGCTGTTTGTGGTGCTGGTGGCATTGATGGTGTTTTTCACCTTCACCATGCTCGCCAACGTGATCGCCGCACCGTTCAACGGTTTTCTCGCGGAGAAAGTCGAAGTGGTGGTGCGCGGCACTGATGATTTCCCGGCGTTCAGCTGGGGCGAGTTGATCGCCATGGTCCCGCGCACCCTTGCACGGGAAATGCGCAAACTGGGCTACTTCCTGCCGCGCGCCATCGGCCTGTTCATTCTCTCGTTCATCCCTGTGGTGAACATCATTGCCGCACCGCTGTGGTTGTTGTTCGGCGTGTGGATGATGGCGATCCAGTACATCGACTACCCGGCGGACAACCACAAACTGGGCTGGAACGAAATGCTCGCCTGGCTGCGGCAGAAGCGCTGGCAGAGCATGAGTTTTGGCGGAATCGTCTATCTGGTGTTGCTGATTCCGGTGGTTAACATCCTGATGATGCCGGCGGCCGTGGCCGGGGCAACGTTGTTCTGGGTGCGTGAGCGTGGTGCTGAGAATCTGGTAACGCAACGCTAA
- a CDS encoding HopJ type III effector protein, producing the protein MSDLNTLRASLNSGEHAFAGTLAFIAAGYDYQPQAFNNGGVESAAGQNEGSCKTLGLALLEGLSDEEALLAFGEHYRSVVATPEGSDHGNIRALIQHGLAGVKFTAQPLTRR; encoded by the coding sequence ATGAGTGACCTCAACACCCTGCGCGCCAGCCTCAACAGCGGCGAACACGCTTTCGCCGGCACCCTGGCCTTCATCGCCGCCGGCTACGATTATCAGCCGCAGGCGTTCAACAACGGTGGCGTGGAAAGTGCCGCCGGGCAGAACGAAGGTTCGTGCAAGACCTTGGGTCTGGCGCTGCTGGAAGGTCTGAGCGATGAGGAAGCGCTGTTGGCGTTCGGCGAGCATTATCGTTCGGTGGTCGCGACCCCTGAGGGCAGTGATCACGGCAATATTCGTGCGTTGATCCAACACGGCCTGGCCGGCGTCAAATTCACCGCGCAACCCCTGACCCGCCGCTGA
- a CDS encoding glycosyltransferase family 4 protein: MASADTEVMTTALHITLISETFPPEINGVANTLGRLCDGLRARGHQVELVRPRQAGDPQHSEDDALLLCRGWPLPGYPGLQWGQSSMHKLLRRWKRQRPDVLYIATEGPLGLSALRAARRLGISVVSGFHTNFQQYTSQYGLGLLTRMLTHYLRWFHNRSAMTLVPSVSQRLELERRHFERLALLSRGVDSQLFHPSKRLNALREQWGLSEQDIAVIHVGRLAPEKNLGLLKRSFETLRSTYPQRNLKLIVVGDGPQRLALEKQLPEAIFCGAQRGEALAAHYASGDLFLFPSLTETFGNVVLEALASGLGVVAYDQAAAAQHIRHGYNGVLAMPGDEQAFCEAAAWLLEEDETLRCVRLNARQHASRQGWPAVIEQFEKHLRGACVGEQVVPNAQTLP; this comes from the coding sequence ATGGCCTCAGCCGACACTGAGGTCATGACGACAGCTCTACACATCACCCTGATCAGCGAAACCTTCCCACCGGAAATCAACGGGGTGGCCAATACTCTTGGCCGCTTGTGCGATGGGCTGCGCGCGCGTGGCCACCAAGTGGAACTGGTGCGCCCGCGTCAGGCTGGCGATCCGCAACACAGTGAAGACGATGCGTTGCTGCTGTGCCGGGGCTGGCCGCTGCCGGGCTATCCAGGGTTGCAATGGGGTCAGTCGTCGATGCACAAACTGCTGCGGCGCTGGAAACGTCAGCGCCCGGATGTGCTGTACATCGCCACGGAAGGCCCGCTCGGGTTGTCGGCGCTGCGGGCGGCGCGGCGTCTGGGGATTTCGGTGGTCAGCGGGTTTCACACCAACTTTCAGCAATACACCAGCCAGTACGGGCTCGGTCTGCTGACGCGGATGCTCACGCATTATCTGCGTTGGTTTCACAATCGCTCGGCCATGACCCTGGTGCCGAGTGTCAGCCAACGCCTGGAACTGGAGCGGCGCCACTTCGAGCGTTTGGCGCTGTTGTCGCGCGGTGTCGACAGCCAGTTGTTTCATCCAAGCAAACGGCTGAATGCCTTGCGTGAGCAATGGGGCCTGTCCGAGCAGGACATTGCGGTGATTCACGTAGGACGGCTCGCGCCGGAGAAAAATCTCGGCCTGCTCAAGCGCAGTTTCGAAACACTGCGTAGCACTTATCCACAGCGTAATCTGAAACTGATCGTGGTCGGTGACGGGCCGCAACGGCTCGCGCTGGAAAAGCAATTGCCCGAGGCAATCTTCTGCGGTGCACAGCGCGGTGAGGCGTTGGCGGCGCACTATGCGTCTGGAGATTTGTTTCTATTTCCGAGTCTGACCGAAACCTTCGGCAATGTGGTACTGGAAGCACTCGCCTCGGGACTGGGTGTGGTGGCTTACGATCAGGCTGCGGCGGCGCAGCACATTCGCCACGGTTACAACGGCGTGTTGGCGATGCCGGGTGATGAGCAGGCGTTTTGCGAGGCGGCGGCGTGGTTGCTGGAGGAGGATGAGACGTTGCGTTGCGTGCGCCTGAATGCGCGGCAGCATGCGAGTCGCCAGGGCTGGCCGGCGGTTATCGAGCAGTTTGAAAAGCATTTGCGCGGGGCTTGTGTGGGGGAGCAAGTGGTGCCGAATGCGCAGACATTGCCTTGA
- a CDS encoding glutathione peroxidase, which yields MSAFHDLKLTALDGQELPLAPFKGQVVLVVNVASKCGLTPQYAALENLYQQFKGKGFSVLGLPCNQFAGQEPGTEQEIKDFCSLNYGVTFPLSSKLEVNGHDRHQLYRLLAGEGAEFPGDITWNFEKFLLGKDGRVLARFSPRTAPDDPTIVHAIEKALS from the coding sequence ATGAGTGCTTTTCACGACCTTAAGTTGACAGCCCTGGATGGTCAGGAGCTACCGCTGGCGCCGTTCAAGGGCCAAGTCGTGCTGGTGGTCAACGTCGCCTCCAAATGCGGCTTGACCCCACAGTACGCGGCGCTGGAAAACCTCTATCAGCAGTTCAAAGGCAAAGGCTTCAGTGTGCTGGGCCTGCCGTGCAACCAGTTTGCCGGCCAGGAACCAGGTACCGAACAGGAAATTAAGGATTTCTGCAGCCTCAACTATGGCGTGACGTTTCCGTTGTCGAGCAAGCTTGAAGTCAACGGTCATGATCGTCACCAGCTCTACCGTCTGCTGGCGGGCGAGGGCGCGGAGTTTCCCGGTGATATCACCTGGAATTTCGAGAAGTTTCTGCTTGGCAAGGACGGTCGGGTGCTGGCCCGGTTTTCGCCGCGCACGGCGCCGGATGATCCGACCATTGTTCATGCGATTGAAAAAGCGCTGAGCTGA
- the trxB gene encoding thioredoxin-disulfide reductase — protein sequence MSEVRHSRVIILGSGPAGYSAAVYAARANLKPLLITGMQAGGQLTTTTEVDNWPGDVHGLTGPALMERMREHAERFETEIVFDHINAVDFAAKPYTLTGDSATYTCDALIIATGASARYLGLPSEEAFMGKGVSACATCDGFFYRNKPVAVVGGGNTAVEEALYLANIASTVTLIHRRETFRAEKILIDKLNARVAEGKIILKLNANLDEVLGDNMGVTGARLKNNDGSFDEITVDGVFIAIGHTPNTSLFEGQLTLKDGYLVVQGGRDGNATATSVEGIFAAGDVADHVYRQAITSAGAGCMAALDTERYLDGLQNASF from the coding sequence ATGTCTGAAGTCCGTCATTCGCGAGTGATTATTCTCGGTTCCGGCCCTGCCGGTTACAGCGCTGCGGTATACGCGGCCCGCGCCAACCTCAAGCCACTGCTGATCACCGGCATGCAGGCTGGCGGTCAACTGACCACCACCACTGAAGTCGACAACTGGCCGGGCGATGTCCACGGTCTGACCGGTCCGGCACTGATGGAACGCATGCGCGAGCACGCCGAGCGTTTTGAAACCGAGATCGTTTTCGATCACATCAACGCCGTCGACTTCGCTGCCAAGCCTTACACCCTGACCGGCGACAGCGCGACTTACACCTGCGACGCCCTGATCATCGCCACCGGCGCCAGCGCGCGTTACCTGGGTCTGCCGTCGGAAGAGGCGTTCATGGGCAAAGGCGTTTCGGCCTGCGCGACCTGCGACGGTTTCTTCTACCGCAACAAACCTGTTGCCGTGGTCGGCGGCGGCAACACGGCTGTTGAAGAAGCACTGTATCTGGCCAACATCGCCAGCACCGTGACCCTGATCCACCGTCGCGAAACCTTCCGCGCCGAGAAGATCCTGATCGACAAGCTCAACGCTCGCGTGGCCGAAGGCAAGATCATCCTCAAGTTGAACGCCAACCTGGACGAAGTCCTGGGCGACAACATGGGCGTGACCGGTGCGCGTCTGAAGAACAACGACGGCAGCTTCGACGAAATCACTGTCGACGGCGTGTTCATCGCCATCGGCCACACCCCGAACACTTCGCTGTTCGAAGGCCAGTTGACCCTGAAAGACGGTTATCTGGTGGTGCAGGGCGGCCGTGACGGCAACGCGACTGCAACCAGCGTCGAAGGCATCTTCGCCGCCGGTGACGTGGCTGACCACGTTTACCGCCAGGCCATCACCTCGGCCGGCGCCGGCTGCATGGCGGCACTGGACACCGAGCGTTACCTGGACGGTCTGCAGAACGCTTCGTTCTAA
- the pta gene encoding phosphate acetyltransferase, whose product MQTFFIAPTDFGVGLTSISLGLVRTLERAGLKVGFFKPIAQPHPGDTGPERSTELVARTHGLKPPQPLGLAHVERMLGDGQLDELLEEIITLYQQAAIGKDVLVVEGMVPTRSASYAARVNLHLAKSLDAEVILVSAPENEVLAELSGRVELQAQLFGGPKDPKVLGVILNKVKTDESMDAFATRLKEHSPLLRSGDFRLLGCIPYQPELNAPRTRDVADLMGAQVLNAGDYETRRMTKIIICARTMRNTVELLKPGVLVVTPGDRDDIILAVSLAAINGVPLAGLLLTSDTLPDPRIMDLCRGALQAGLPVLSVSTGSYDTANLLNGLNKEIPIDDRERAEIITDFVASHLDAKWLHQRCGTPREMRLSPAVFRYQLIQRAQAANKRIVLPEGSEPFTVQAAAICQERGIARCVLLAKPEDVEAVARAQGIVLPPGLEILDPDLIRERYVEPMVALRKTKSLNAPMAEQQLEDTVVIGTMMLALDEVDGLVSGVINTTANTIRPALQLIKTAPGCTLVSSVFFMLFPEEVLVYGDCVMNPHPSATELAEIALQSADSAAAFGITPRVAMISYSSGESATGEEVEKVREATLLAHEQQHSLLIDGPLQYDAAANADVARQLAPNSQVAGRATVFVFPDLNTGNTTHKAVQRSADCVSLGPMLQGLRKPVNDLPRGAQVDDIVYTIALTAIQAANRPMDV is encoded by the coding sequence ATGCAAACTTTTTTTATCGCACCCACCGATTTTGGCGTGGGTCTGACCTCCATCAGCCTCGGGCTGGTGCGCACGCTTGAACGCGCCGGGCTGAAAGTCGGTTTCTTCAAACCGATTGCGCAGCCGCATCCGGGTGACACCGGGCCTGAGCGTTCCACCGAACTGGTGGCGCGCACCCATGGTCTGAAACCGCCGCAACCGCTCGGCCTGGCCCACGTCGAGCGGATGCTCGGCGATGGTCAGCTCGATGAGCTGCTCGAAGAAATCATCACGCTGTATCAGCAAGCGGCCATTGGCAAAGACGTGCTGGTCGTCGAAGGCATGGTGCCGACCCGCAGCGCCAGTTATGCCGCACGGGTCAACCTGCACTTGGCCAAGAGCCTCGATGCCGAGGTGATTCTGGTCTCGGCGCCGGAAAACGAAGTACTCGCCGAACTGTCCGGCCGGGTTGAATTGCAGGCGCAATTGTTTGGCGGGCCGAAAGACCCGAAAGTCCTCGGGGTGATCCTCAACAAGGTCAAGACCGACGAGAGCATGGACGCCTTCGCCACGCGTCTGAAGGAACATTCGCCGTTGCTGCGCAGCGGTGATTTCCGCTTGCTCGGCTGCATTCCGTATCAGCCTGAACTTAACGCGCCACGCACCCGCGACGTCGCCGATCTGATGGGCGCGCAAGTGCTCAACGCCGGTGATTACGAAACCCGGCGGATGACCAAAATCATCATCTGCGCACGGACCATGCGCAACACCGTCGAGCTGCTCAAGCCCGGTGTACTGGTGGTGACCCCGGGCGATCGCGACGACATCATCCTCGCCGTCAGCCTCGCGGCAATCAACGGCGTGCCACTGGCCGGCCTGCTGCTGACCAGCGACACCCTGCCCGATCCGCGCATCATGGATTTGTGCCGTGGCGCCTTGCAGGCTGGTTTGCCGGTGTTGTCGGTGAGCACCGGTTCCTACGACACCGCCAACCTGCTCAACGGCCTGAACAAGGAAATCCCGATCGACGACCGCGAGCGCGCGGAGATCATCACCGATTTTGTCGCCAGCCATCTCGACGCCAAATGGCTGCATCAGCGTTGCGGCACGCCACGGGAAATGCGCCTGTCGCCAGCGGTGTTCCGCTATCAATTGATTCAACGCGCGCAAGCGGCGAACAAACGCATCGTCCTGCCCGAAGGCAGCGAGCCGTTCACTGTGCAAGCGGCGGCGATCTGTCAGGAACGTGGGATTGCCCGCTGCGTGTTGCTGGCCAAACCGGAGGACGTCGAAGCGGTGGCCCGCGCTCAAGGCATCGTGTTGCCGCCGGGCCTGGAAATTCTCGATCCGGACCTGATCCGCGAGCGCTACGTCGAGCCGATGGTCGCCCTGCGCAAAACCAAAAGCCTCAATGCACCGATGGCCGAGCAGCAACTGGAAGACACCGTGGTGATCGGCACCATGATGCTCGCACTGGATGAAGTCGACGGCCTCGTTTCCGGCGTGATCAACACCACGGCCAACACCATCCGCCCGGCCCTGCAGTTGATCAAGACCGCGCCGGGCTGCACGCTGGTGTCGTCGGTGTTCTTCATGTTGTTCCCGGAAGAAGTGCTGGTGTATGGCGATTGCGTGATGAATCCGCACCCGAGCGCTACGGAACTGGCCGAGATCGCGTTGCAAAGCGCCGACTCGGCCGCTGCATTCGGCATCACCCCGCGCGTGGCGATGATCAGTTATTCCAGCGGCGAATCGGCCACCGGCGAAGAAGTCGAAAAAGTCCGCGAGGCCACCCTCCTCGCCCACGAGCAACAGCACTCGCTGCTGATCGACGGTCCGCTGCAATACGACGCTGCTGCCAACGCCGACGTGGCCCGGCAACTGGCGCCGAACAGCCAGGTCGCCGGTCGCGCCACGGTGTTTGTGTTCCCCGATCTGAATACCGGCAACACCACGCACAAAGCCGTGCAACGCAGCGCCGACTGCGTCAGCCTCGGGCCGATGCTGCAAGGCCTGCGCAAACCGGTGAATGACTTGCCGCGCGGCGCGCAGGTCGATGACATCGTCTACACCATCGCCCTCACCGCGATTCAAGCCGCCAACCGACCTATGGATGTGTAA
- a CDS encoding acyltransferase: MLDFLPAPVRGVIASLLLALNTILLCSFLFCVALVKALPFALTQRIAGWLMSHTHEAWISNNKGWMNLVRRTRWHISGLQGLDYQHSYLITSNHQSWVDILVLQYVLNRRIQPLKFFLKQELIWVPVIGLAWWALGFPFMKRYSKAYLAKHPEKKGKDLETTRKTCAKFRNNPVGIFNFVEGTRFTEGKHAQQQSPFRYLLKPKAGGIAFVLDAMGEQLESIVNVTIHYPAGRPGFWDLLCGNVRDVVVHFEELKIPQQFIGKNYDQDGEYRLQFQGWINQLWLDKDALLEQMHREYPSV; this comes from the coding sequence ATGCTGGATTTTCTACCTGCACCCGTGCGCGGCGTGATCGCTTCGCTGCTGTTGGCGCTCAACACGATTCTGCTCTGCTCGTTTCTGTTCTGCGTGGCGCTGGTCAAGGCCTTGCCGTTCGCGCTCACCCAGCGCATCGCTGGCTGGCTGATGAGCCACACCCACGAAGCGTGGATCAGCAACAACAAGGGCTGGATGAATCTGGTTCGCCGCACCCGCTGGCACATCAGCGGCCTGCAAGGGCTCGACTATCAGCACTCGTACCTGATCACCAGCAACCACCAGAGCTGGGTCGATATTCTGGTGCTGCAATACGTGCTCAACCGTCGGATTCAGCCGCTGAAATTCTTCCTCAAACAGGAGCTGATCTGGGTGCCGGTGATCGGTCTGGCCTGGTGGGCACTGGGCTTTCCATTCATGAAGCGCTACTCCAAGGCCTACCTGGCCAAGCACCCGGAGAAGAAAGGCAAAGACCTGGAAACCACGCGCAAAACCTGCGCGAAGTTTCGCAATAATCCGGTGGGGATTTTCAACTTCGTCGAGGGCACGCGCTTCACCGAAGGCAAGCATGCACAGCAGCAGTCACCGTTCAGATATCTGCTCAAGCCCAAAGCGGGCGGCATTGCCTTTGTGCTGGATGCGATGGGTGAACAGCTGGAGTCGATCGTCAACGTGACCATCCACTATCCGGCAGGACGTCCGGGGTTCTGGGATTTGCTCTGCGGCAATGTGCGCGATGTGGTGGTGCACTTTGAAGAGCTGAAGATTCCGCAGCAGTTCATTGGCAAGAATTACGATCAGGACGGCGAGTATCGCCTGCAGTTTCAGGGCTGGATCAATCAGCTGTGGCTGGACAAGGATGCGCTGCTCGAACAGATGCACCGCGAATACCCTTCCGTATGA